The Lynx canadensis isolate LIC74 chromosome A2, mLynCan4.pri.v2, whole genome shotgun sequence DNA segment GGGGCGGGGGACGCTCACTGTCCGGGGGAAGTCCGGGCCAATGGGGATCTGGACAGACTGGGGGACTCCAGGAGGAGGCCTTTGGGAGGAAGAGGACCCCTGAGAAGGTGTTTCTGCTTACCGATGCCCCCAGGGCTACGGCTCGGTTGTGTTCATCTGGTAAGGGTTCAGTTTGCAGCAGATGCGACCTGCTAGTCTGCTGTTGGGACGTCCCACCTGCCTGTTGCTCCATTTCTGCCCCATTCTCCTGGAACACTGAACCAAGAATACTTCTGTTTCATCCCATGTAACAGCCCCTTATGTGCCCCACCCGGGTTGAGAGGTAAACCAGTTTAATTCTTCAGAACTCTGTTGGGGCTGCTCAGCCATGGTGTTGCTTATGCCGCacatgatcttagccaaaaggccgagaagcgatggtGTTGCTTATGCCGAACAAACAGGCCTGGTGTCTCTGCCTTTCAGTCCCCTCCCagggctctctctcccttgcctttGCCTCATCTGTGTCCTTTCTCCCATGTTGGAAGTGAGCGCCTCTCCTTTGACTTTTGAGAGGCTGGATCGTCAGGTTTTAAGCTGTGCTCTGCTCCCTGCCTGGTATATCTGTTACAGGCCCTGGAAGGTTCTAATGGTTGAGGGTTAAGTGTGAGGACACTCTGCACTTTGTCCAAAAGGATCCTTTACCCCGATCTCCCACAGTGAGACGGGACACCTTCAGTCCCTTGTCTGTTTCTTGGAGGCCGGTAGCTTAATTCGTGAAATCCATCAGTTAATGCTGGATTTCTCTAGGGGTTTTTGGAAGGTGCATTTGAGCCTCGTAAGCTGAAAGGGAATGGACTTAACGTTTCATAGCTGGTTTTTCTGTCTTGGCCTGGTGCACGTGTCACTGGCCTGGGAAGCAGGCCTTGATTCACTGTTGGCCTTCCATGGCTCAGCTGTGTGGCATTGTCTGTGCCTCCAGTTTGCCAACGTGGGGAATTGGGGGCTTGCTCTCCCGCTTGGAGGACTAAGTATTTCAGAGCGCTCTGTTGTCCCACAAGTGAACTGCAGCCTGTACACCTCCTTTACAACAAGCCCTGTCAGTCAATACTCGCTGCGCTGGAAGCAGAGTGGTCCTGTGCTAGAGGGCTAAAAGTGATGACTAAGTGGATGTCTCTGAGCCTGTGCAGTCTCCCTGCCAAGGTAAAGCACAAGGTGCTATGTACTCTCATCTCTAGGATTTAAGATGATCATTTCTGTGCTGTTACACAGTGGAACATGACTTGTGTGGGCGGTGAAAGCTGGTGGGCATTGTTTTTGACTTGATGGCTGACTTGATTGTTTTTGCTGTGCTGCCGGAATGCCTCTgtatgtccccccaccccctgccccttttggccatctctttctgaaaataaagtgaTGGGTCTTTAGCCAGCTCCCGTGCCCTCTGTGGTTGGTTACACTTCTCAGAGTGATAACAATCAAGTTGTTGGCCAGCCTTGTAACCTGAGAATCCAAAGTTGGGGAGAAATTCTCAGGTATACATGTTATGTCTCTGCAAAATGAAACTGGTAATAAGAATACCTGGTACCTTCCTTCTTCAGAGTTCTGCTGCCCTCGAACATTAACCCATTTTACTGCCTGGGAACTCCGATGTACTGCTGCTTAGCAGTACACAGatctttggttttcctttctccccccgGAGCACTGCAGTAGGAGAAACGGAGTACACAAGGGTAGTGTTGACAGATCTGTTGTAGTGAGGCGAGTCTTTGGACTATGGCCTCCTCTGATGCCTCTGGGCAAACTTGGGAGGAAATTCTGTGTCACTACTTTCAGTCGGTCCTCTAATTTTGTGCCAAGGTATTACTGAACACAAGTGCACAAGCCAGAAGTAAGCCTGTAAAAAGGAAGGCTGTGTTCCAAGAATGCTACAGATGCCTGTGCTGATTTGACGCCTGTGCTGATGCCTCGTTCGAGACACGGTCATCGATGATGCATCTTCAGCATATAATTCCATCACTTTGTCTCCTCCGTTCCTTCCCAGGAGAGCACACGGTTGATGGCATCTGCTCAGGGGTAGTCCTCTTTGTGGCTAGAAATCTGCTGCTCTCGGCTCTTGTGGTGCTTCCATCTTTTCCTCTGTATTAAGTTTGGGATCAATTACTAATTGTTTACCGTCAGCACGTTCACGTTTGcatcagttttataaaataagggCAAGTGGCCACTGAGCTACATAGTGACGGAACAGACTGCATCAAACAGAGATGGCCGAAGTGTTGGTCAGTGGCCGGCCAGCCCCTGGACCACAGTGAGCGCTCATTCGTCAGTGATGGTTGGGGGCGTATCCAGATTAAAGAAGGTAACTAAGTGTGGGTCTTCATTCTTACTTTTGCACGCTGTCAGATGAATGTCTGAGCACACACCTATAAGTGTATAGTAAGTTAAATACATGTTACTGTACTAAGGTAGCAGGTatattataaaaagtttttttttttatgctccaAAACCAAAGTTTTTTATAaggaggatttttttcccccagcaaatATGTCGCTTCCCCCAGGGATAAATACATGCTCTTTCAGAGAAACTTAAGCTAGTGGCATCATTAAATGATGCATGGAGGCATGGGTTTAAGAAAGCTGACctagtcataatctcacagtttgtgagtttgagcccagcatccgTCTCTGCAGTGATGGTGCGGAGCCTCACtgggaatctgtgtctccttctctctagcccctcccctgtttgtgcgcgcttgctctctcaaaataaacattaaaaaattttttaaaaggctgaccTAGGACCATTTTGGAAATGCTACATTTTCTCAAGTGTTTCCTCTGctaaattttatttgtcagttgtTGACTTGAAATTGTCCTCACCCCACTTCGATGtattatgaaggaaaatgaaaaacaaaagaagcccCTTGGATCATAGGCAGTCAGGCAAGGGAAGCAGGGACTAAAGATAAACCCAGGTACCATAGCTCTGGATAGGAGTCAGCAACAGATTTGCAGGTTGACTTTGGAAAGTTActaacttctctgaacttctgttttctccctctttcttaagTGGGCTTGTGCAAGTTAACTGTGACTACGTTGAGTACATATAAGTTTATAGAACAATGCCTGGTAAACAGCAGGCATGCAGTAAATGGTGATGGTTCGAATAAATGAATGCCTGCTATGTGCCTGGTGTCCGTGTGGGGGATACTATGTTCAGTCTTGATAGTGACCCAGGGAAATAGGTGTTTTACGTGCGATGAGCCTGAGAAATTCATTGTCTTGGTCTGGATCATACCTCTGGGATTCAAATTTGGGTCAGGCTGAAGGTCCTAGCTTTGCATCACATCCTGCTCCCTGGCCCAGGAGTGAGAGTACTTGTTCCACAGTGGGTGCTCagcatctatttcttttctttttcttttctttttgtcattcactcaatttattattttttttattctcaagttagctaacatacagtgtggtcttggcttcaggagtagattcccgtaATTCATCACTTcagtataacacccagtgctcatctaaCAAGTGTCCTCTGTAATGTCCACTCCCGTACCCCCCAGCATGTGTTTCTTCCACAAATCACCTAGGTAAGTGGGAGAGTGCTTGTGAGTCCTTTGCAAGAGGAGTAAGCCCTTGTCTTTGTTTTGGAAGCATCAGGTGACCGTATTCCCCTCATGGCCTGACACCCATGCTGCCTTGAGCTCAATCCATGCATGCTTCTTGGGTTGCCAGCTGCCTTCCTAGACCACTTTGACCATGTGTGAGCCTTGGATCCTCCTCTGGCTATTGAGAAGAGGGCTGACAGTGAagaaaacagtcagcaaaactaaaaggcaaccgacggaaggggagaagatacttgcaaatgacgtattagataaaggattagtatccaaaatctataaagaccttaccaaactcaacacccccaaaaaaccaaataatccagtgacaaagtaggcagaagacatgaatagacacttttccaaagaagacatccagatggctaacagacacatgaaaagatgctcagcatcactcatcagggaaatacaaatcaaaagcacaatgagataccaccttacagctgtcagaatggctaacatgaacaactcaagCAATAAcggatgttggtgagaatgtggagaaaggggaacccttttacactgctggtgggaatgcaaactggtgcagccactctggaaaaagtatggaggttcctcaaaaaattaaaaacagaactatcctacaacccagcaattgcactatttatccaaaggataccaaaatgctgattcgaaggggtacgtgcaccccaatgtttatagcagcactatcgacaatagccaaagtatggaaagaacccaaatgtccattgacagatgaatggataaagatgtggtatatatatttaatggaatattactcagtgatgaaaaaatgaaatcttgctattcccaacaacatggatagaactagagtgtattatgctaagcaaaattaagtcagaaaaagacaaatatcccaTGATTTtgctcatgtggaatttaagatacgaaacatgaacataagggaagggaagcaaaaataatataaaaacagggaaacaaactgtaagagactgccaagtacagagaacaaactgagggttgttggtggggtgttgggtgggggggggaagagctaaaggggtgatgggcattaaggaggacactgggtgttatatgtaagtgactcacttctaggaagaaaaaaaaaagggccgtGGGCCTGGTTAGTGATGATCAGAGTTGCACCCCTACTAAGTTATAGAGCTTAAGGATGTGGCTAATCTCCAGGATAGTGTGCTAGTCTCTACATCAGTGCCTAGGGGGTGGCCATCTGGAGGCTGAGGAAGGTCATTTCCCTGCATTTCTactgcctttctccctcttccctctcttctacTGTGTTCACCAGTACCTTAAATTCTTTATATGGTGAATAATGCTTTTCAATCTTACTACTGAGGTTTAGAGGTAGATGCTTTCAGAAGCAAGGATTTGGTGTGCAAAGTGCCCATGTAGTCATATAGTCCGCGTCTAGACCTCTGGGAGAcgcaagtatgtgtgtgtggtaggCATAAGGGATGGACATGATGGCAAGCCTGGGGCTAGAGAAGAGGAGGTAAGTGAGCATGATGTTTTCTCAGTTCTGTTGAGGATATCACCTGGCCAGGTGTgaattttcagaagttttataTGAGATTTTATATGAGAATTGACACCAGTTTGTGCCAGGTGGGTGATCTGGTTCTGTGTGCTGTCCTGCCTGAATTGAATAGGATCCAGTTGTCTCCCAGCCCCTTTAAATAAGCTGTTTATTAGCCCAAGGATCATGTTAAAATACAGATCCTGGTACAGTTGGgtcaagattctgcatttctaagagGTTCTCAGATGATGGTGATGTTCCAGGGTGCACGTGGTGTTCGTTGCTGAGGGTGGCAGTTGGATTTCAGTGTGCCTGCCAAGTGTGATCAGTGGTTAGTGCCAGTGGGGCTGTGCCTTCAGTGCCAGGCGATGATAGTTTTACTCGAGAAGATACGTGGCTCCTCCAGCACCCTGATAAAGGCTTTTCTGGGCTCTGCATGTTACCCCAACTCTGTGCAGAGGGTCGGCCTACATGTTTCTAATAGGTATTGGCAGTGCTTATATTTGGAGCCTCCTCGTTCTTTACCTTTTTCTCTCCTTAGTGATTCACCCATCATCTGTCATCACCAGCTCTTCAAAGACAGTTCACACGTTGTACGTGGAAGTGTAAATCACTGATAACTGACATTCCTCCCGAGAAGGCTGGTATCTTTGGTGGAACTAAGTTGTGGAACTTAAGGATCGAGTCTCACTTCAGCTGTGAGCTGGAGTTGAAAGTGTTTAGGAACACCTGCCTGGTATCAGTGAAGTACCCCGAGGCATTGCCCAGCCTGGCCTACGTGAGGTGGCATCTGCTTTGCCGTGTCTTTTCAGGagaggacagggaggaaggagaaatggtTATTTCAGCCCTGTATAGCAGTGGCTAGTAGCTGTTGTAAGCACCCCAGTTATGTATAACTTCATACTCATGCCTTCACATTCCCAGGATCCTGTTCTGATCTTGGATGTCACTTCAGTGGATGTTGGCTCTGATAATGTCACCTGAAGTTTCCTGGTCCCCCATCCTTGCTGATTGCTAAATAGCTCTCATTGTAACTTCACTGTGCTCAGGAAGctgtggtattttaaaaaaaaacagtgtcttctgttccctccctttctcctcccctccctctcttggtTTCCTAAGTATGCACACCTGCCTTACTACCTATCCCTCCTTGCTCTTCGTACTGaccatagattaaaaaaattttttttttttcaatgaaatgtgAAGTTTTCCTCTGgtgaaataaatttccattttgaaCGTTCGGCATACAGCATGAATGTTTATTCACCTCTTAAGCTAGTACCACTCAGAACTGGGTGTTGTTGCAGAAACAGTTTAAAAGCCAGGTGGGCGCTGTCAGGTTGGGAGGAAAGCAAGTGGGTCGTTCTAGTGGATGATCACTCATCTGCCAGGACCTCTGAAAAGGAAGAGGTCAAAATTCAGTGTCCACTGTCCTGCCAGTGCCATCATAGATGGCTTTTCTTCCACAATGGCGATGTCGGAGGTAGTGTGTTGTAATGCGGGGAGGAGGCATTGGCCTTGGCGTGTGGACTGTGTGAGTTGATCTTGTCACCTAAAAgccgagcctcggtttccttctcTGCACCCCCCAGGTAAGTGCCATGCTCCCTGCCTACCTCATGTGGTTGGTGGGGGTACAGGGTGACACCGTGTTAGTTAGGGAAGTGCTTTGCAGGTTGTAATGTGCTTCCAAAGGCAGGTGTTGGCCCCTGTGACCAGGAACAAATGAATGGTTTGTTTTTATAAGCCAAGAAGGGATTCAGAACAAAAGCAAGAAATCTTTGCTTCACTGGCTGCAGAAGAGCCTATTCTGATGATAGCACTAATTCCTTTTGTTCACGAGGTGAAGTTATATAATAAAGGTATAATTTTATGCACTCACAGTGAGTGTTAGCTGTATTTTATGGTTAGGATATTGGGGTTCCCTGGGCCCCAAAGTTAGTGTGCTAGTTCTTGGAACATAGCGAGCGTGCTCTTGAAATACAAAGACTGTGTTCACCTCTCTTCTGAGCCACTTGGAAATCCCAGCCCAGTCTGCTCTCCTGCAGACATTTGGGAAGGAAGAATTAGAAGCTCTTTGCGAGGCAGTGGTAGGGGAAGAAAACTTCTCTTGTGTCACCCATAGGCTGAGCTCCATTTGGGACTCCATGGAGACTGAAGTGACCTGACTGGGGCAATGACTTACCATCGGCCTCTTCCCAAAGGACGTCCTGAAGAAACTTCCCCAGCGCCTGGCCATGCTGGTGGTACTGAGCCCCTGACAGCTTGATTCCAACATCAAAAGGGGCGTTGAActaggaggaggggtggggaagaccCAGGAAGTGTCAGAGGTCAcaccctcccacctctgccccaaaCACACAGGCCTCCCAAAGGATTTCCTGGGCTCTCCGGGTCTCAtcacagggacagggagggaggagggtgtgcGGGCCCAGCAGGTGCCAGTGAGAGGCTGCTCAGCCAGATTACTCGCCTTCTTAGGCCTGTTCTTCCCGCCCCTGCCATCTTCAGGAGACTTACCTTGTACTCTTTGCTTACCTCTAGTGAGGTTGCTCATAAAAGCTATGGGGTTCCCGAGATTGCTCCCACTCCCCCTTGTAATTTTGGAAGACCTAAGTTTGAGGTTGCCAATGGTAGAATTTCAGACTCCAGTAGGGAGACCGGGAGGACAGTGGGTCTTGCCAGTGTCCTAGCAGTAGCCCGGGTGGtggtctctgcccctcatctgcccCCACCTTCTCTCCCAGCCATTCTTCCTCTCCTGGGCACAGGTCTTTCCTTGTTCCATGGGAAGTTAGACAAGAAGCTGACCTTTGCCTGGAAAGATGCTCTGAGCCAAGTGCCCccttctttctgtgcctctgtctcttcccttctccaggGGAGCACCCTATTTTCCCAGCTCTGTCAGCACTCTAGCAAATGATTTATTGAAGCTCAGCTTTGGGTAAATGGGGAAGAGCTCTGTTTGCAGCCACATCATGGATTCCCCTACTTAAGAGCAGACTGTATCGTTATCTCTGTTCCTCTAGTAGCTGCCTTGGTACCTGGCAACCTGCATGCTGGTCACCGAGATGTCTGAACAAGTCACTGAGGGGATCctggtggtgggagggagccttTGGCCATTGGTCCTTCTGCCGCCTGCCCTGGAGCTTCGTCCGGTCCAGGGCTGCAGtgatgcccagcgtggagcccccTTGTCTCTGCCAGGCTGGCCCAAGGCCTTGCCTCTGCGCCGGGTGCAGTCCTCCGGGCCTCTCTGCCAGCAGGTACCGCTGTCATTCTCATTTCACACATGAGCAGACGTGCTCCAAGAGGttgtgagaaaaacaaatagctGCTTGTTGAAAAAACTGACCTTCCTCGTCTCCACTGTGAAGgtggagagaatggggaaggacaTGATTGATATTTTAGGAAACTTTGGCCCGTCTCTTCTCTCCCATGGgcaattatttctttctcttccatcctGTGGCTGACAGGTGACCTGAACAGACTTCTTGGGAACCACATGAGCATGGGTCTGGGGGCCTGCTGGCTGGCAGGGCACCCGGAACTGGGCGGCCACATGGCAACTGCTGATGGGGAGGTTTGCTTCTGGTGACTTGAAAAGGCCCATTTGGCCTCAGTGCCTCATGAGTTCTGTCAGGGATGGGGGGCGCCGGGGGAAAGGACAGGACTTGGTCTCAAAAGTCTTACGGCTCTGAAAGTCGATTCCGGGAGGAACGTGTCTGGGGGACGGTGGGGGCCCGGGATGGGACAGGTGGAGCCCCAGTGCAGGAGGGGCTCAGGCAGTAGGTCCAGAGCCCTGCAGCCAGGGATGCAGGCCTCCCCACCTCTGTCAGCTCCAGATTTCGGGTTCTAGTTGAGGCAGCACAGTCCACCTCTTCCAAGGCCAGCCTTTGTGGGAACTGGAAACTTCTGGTCATCCCATCTCTGCCTTGAGTCATCAAGCCACTGAAACCTCTTCCCTGTCTGGGCAAACTGAGCATTAGCCCGACTGGGGTGAGTGTCAGCCACAGGGGCTGCCGGTCTCACCAGGAAATTCCCCAGTTTGAGGATTTGTAGGAATCGAATGGGGCTCTCACATGTGGTGTGGAGGAGGCACCTGAGAGCACCCCTTGGTTCTGCTGAGGGTCTGAGAGCAGGGGTTGGGAGCTCATCCTTTTTTGCTAGAAGAAgctggcgggagggagggaggccaaggCAGGACACACTCCAGCTTCTCGGGCCAGAAGAGACCGGGGAAGGGCGTTCTTGGGCCACTGTGCATGCTCCGTTTGCCAGACCAGTGAGGGGAAGGGGGGCTTGGGAGCTGGAGTCAGCCGTGACTGCAGGTCCCGCCTCTGCCACACACTGGCTGTGGCGTGTCAGGCACGTGTGCTCACCTGTCTGAACTTCTTTTCCTTGTCTCTACCACAAGGGCAATAATGTCAGCCCTACTTACCTCACAGGTTGTTGTAGAGATTAAATGGTGTGCGATAAGGGAAAGACAGTTTGCAGATGAGATCCCAGTCAATAGACACAAGCAGTGCGATAATTAAGGACTCCCCCAGGGGAATTCTGGTTCCGCTGCATGGAGGCGTCTGTCATCTGAATGCTTGTCAGAACCATCGCCTTAACCACAGCCAGCCTTTCAGGAAAGTTGCATGGAGAACCCCTACAAAATCCCTTTATTCCCTCTCTGTCCTCATGTTCTCTTTATTTCGAAGCTTGCTCCTCACCTCGGGCAGGATTTGTCGGAGCCACGATAAGCCCCACCGATCCTGTCGTTGTCTACAGATGGGGGTTGGTGAGGGGCCACCAGAGATGGGCTGGCGGTAGCTGGCCTGTCCAGGGTGCCATCTGCATACGCTCCAGCCCCAAGAAAGGCTGGAGAGGCACAGAGGCCACGAGTTTTCTGTGGGGAAATGCCTTCAGTCCATGACCAGCCGACTCTCGCTGGCTGTCTGTCTTGGCAACATGCGTGCTGGCTCCCCTTTGAAATCATCTGGTGTCAGCTAGCACCCCTGCTGTCCTGCTCATGGCTCCGGTCCTGTCCCGTTCTGTTGTAGCAAAGTCCTTTCTCTTAGACATCTGCCTCCTGATGGGAAAAGACCTGGAGCCAGTTCAGGGTCAACTGTTTTGtgctattttacatttcttaagtAGTCGGTAGGTGGATCCCTGTTCATagcctgccctcctcctccctcctcccgtcCACTGCCACAAAAGCATAAAACTGCAGAGGAACCAACCCGGATTTCTAGTTcatcctctgccccttccacttGACTTGTGTCTTCTGGGTGGATCAAGCCTTCTAGAGCTCGGGGCTGCAGTTTGGCTGGTGGcttcttggattcctttctctgcTGGAAAGAGGTATTCTCTTTTTAGGGCCCcaaccctctccctctcccccgtaTACTTCTGGAAGCAGAGTGAGGTGTGAACCTATGGTCAGACCCAGATTCCTCCTTTGTGCTCTTGGAGATagctgaagcccagagagtttGAGCCactgcccaggtcacacagctggcagcTACATGGCAAGGCTGGGATGAGATACCCCAATTCGAATGTGGGGCTTTGTGGGGAGACATCTTACCTGTACCTTCTGGTGTTCGGGGCTCAGGAAGCTGGAGCCTGCCATGGCCAAGTCTGCCCACAGCACGCTGAAGAGCAGCAGGCTGCACACGGTCCCCGGGGAGGGCATGGTGTCAGGTGGGCCTGGAGGACAGATGGTCTCGAGGCAGTGGGTCCTCCCCTGTCTCCCTGTGCCCCAGATCTGGTGAGGGGACTTGGCCCTGGGATGTCACTGCAGAGTAGAGAAGCTCTTCCTACCCCTGAGAGAGGGGCTCCCTCTGTTCACTGCCGCCAGGTAGAAGCGAATTAAAGGATGTGTGCCCTCTATTCCCAGGCTGTTGAGCAGTGAGACTCCCCATGTTTGTCCTGGGCCCCAGGGAGCTTGTGCTGAATTTCTTAATGAAGGATCATGAAGCTGGGCCAGCAGGGTCCCCAGGGGATACAGGGGCTTGGGGGGCTCCAGCCGCCCCACGTTGTGCAGCCTCCCCTTTGTTCAGTTGGGCCCGTGAATGGCCAGCAGTCACAGTAAATTAAACCCATAAACCCACACacgaagagtagagagagagtaCCTACCTGGGGTTCCTGGTGGAAGTGGTGCCCGGTAGCTGTCTGGTCCTTATGTAGGAAGCCCTGTGTTTGTTTTAAACTAGCAACCCCTTCCTAACTTCCTGTGGCTGCTTTACATTCTTTGGGAACTCATATGCTCGTGTCCTCTGGGTAGAAATCAGCAGTGGAGGTCACATGCTCGGAGAGATTGCTGCGTTGGCACCTGCTCCAGCTGTCACCAGGTGGTCCCAACTCTGGTtcaggtgggaggggggaggcggcTCAGGGGTCCAGGTCAGCTTTGCTGTTCTCTGCTGCTCTGCATACTCCCCTTCTGaaattcctcttcttcctggctAGAATGAGGTGATGGTTACcagatttttaagagtttttccaGCCCCAACATGTTATTTTCTGTGACTGATGCTGCTTTGGCTTCCACAAACCTCTGGAGCTCATGGGGATCCTGACTCCGGAAAGTTTCACGCTTCCCCAAGCAGGGAAGTGCCATGATAGAATGAGGAGTCTGCTGGGAGGGACGGTGACACAGGCTCCTGACCGTCCTTTCAGAGGAGGCGGCGTGGGGATCGTTTCCAGAATGCGTCGGTTTGCCTTGGTGTTTCCTGACGTCTTGCCTTGTCTCCCTTCCCCTAGCCAGGTTCTGAGAGGGAACAGACTGGCCCTGGAGGGAGAAGAGCTATGGCCCAGTGCTGGCACAGGTGACTACTCCCAGGGTGATGGGCCCCGGTTAGAGGACTAGTAATCTGCCTTGTGTCAGAGCCGCTCCTCAGAGTGGCTTTGAGGATGacatgaggtgatggatgtgaaaATCTTCTGAGGTGTCATGCACATGACTGCCCCTTCTGTTCCGGCCAGTGGGATCTGCAAGTGTATGCTGTGGTCACACGTTCTTGGATGAGGAGTTAATTAACATCACAGGGGAATCCTTCCCTGTCTGGAGAGCTTCATCTAATTGGATGCCCAGGCAGTGACTCCTAAGGGCTAAATGAGTTGCCTCCACAGAAATTGTAGCATTTCTGAGCAGGAACTCTCTTCGTGCTGGGGCTCAGGGGCTCAGAGCTGGGAGATCAGGAAGGGCTCCTTGAAAGAGGCAGAAGGTGAAAATGGAAGGGAGGGCATCACCCGGT contains these protein-coding regions:
- the GHRL gene encoding appetite-regulating hormone isoform X2, which produces MPSPGTVCSLLLFSVLWADLAMAGSSFLSPEHQKVQRKESKKPPAKLQPRALEGLIHPEDTSQVEGAEDELEIRFNAPFDVGIKLSGAQYHQHGQALGKFLQDVLWEEADEVLADE
- the GHRL gene encoding appetite-regulating hormone isoform X1 is translated as MPSPGTVCSLLLFSVLWADLAMAGSSFLSPEHQKVQQRKESKKPPAKLQPRALEGLIHPEDTSQVEGAEDELEIRFNAPFDVGIKLSGAQYHQHGQALGKFLQDVLWEEADEVLADE